The following coding sequences are from one Candidatus Bathyarchaeota archaeon window:
- the dpdA gene encoding tRNA-guanine transglycosylase DpdA, translating into MKYFIPEWNDRVDPNYDFINDIHSSKHNEDPTRNDVYMWEIFGIDKVPFDGILISRIVIEQEKKRNRQIKEEGIHSALRLPKNFEIIGDCGAFGYINRKVPPYDPIEILEYYKRVGFNYGVTVDHLVVPQFVNEKDERIKITYENGVKALEEWKARYKNDFQLIVAIQGWEIADYLNMYNKYIEHGATHLAFGGLVRRPTTFVKDLLQHVILEIKRTKKYPEYVHFFGLARATLFPQLKELEELGVRVGFDSASYLRKAWLSTPTSELNYLTPNDGYTAIRIPFVGRKKLIPEIAIIKETLKDAEQKCMQEIRRYEKGHSTVDNVLSTISEFAKLNGNKQFSELYKRTLVDQPWKKCKCPICKQIGIEVVLFRGNNRNRRRGFHNVFIFYNMLKNEGTWHLFTKTPMQETNKTIELDTITKEEKVLVITGCTKKKITSNPSSKLPAHELYQGRLFKTVKKYSQMMGFDYLIISAKYGLLRPTEIIEGYEKVLRTKKDIEEIRPQVEEKLGPILTSYDKIVVIAGENYRKALKTVWDDRFFFVKAKGYGDLCSIVEKSFCKNTKLHDF; encoded by the coding sequence ATGAAGTACTTTATTCCTGAATGGAACGACCGAGTTGATCCAAACTACGATTTCATAAACGACATACACTCCTCCAAGCACAATGAAGACCCTACACGTAATGATGTATACATGTGGGAAATTTTCGGGATAGACAAAGTACCATTTGATGGGATCTTGATTTCCAGAATTGTCATCGAACAAGAAAAGAAAAGAAATAGGCAAATCAAAGAGGAAGGCATTCATAGCGCTTTACGTCTCCCAAAAAACTTTGAAATAATCGGTGATTGTGGAGCGTTCGGGTACATAAATCGAAAAGTACCACCCTACGATCCAATCGAGATACTAGAGTACTACAAGAGAGTTGGATTCAACTATGGCGTCACAGTAGACCATCTAGTAGTGCCTCAATTCGTGAATGAAAAAGATGAACGAATCAAAATAACCTATGAAAATGGCGTCAAAGCTTTAGAGGAATGGAAAGCTAGATACAAAAACGATTTTCAGCTTATCGTGGCCATTCAAGGATGGGAAATAGCTGACTATCTAAACATGTACAACAAATATATCGAACATGGCGCAACCCATTTAGCATTTGGAGGCTTAGTACGACGCCCCACCACTTTTGTTAAAGACCTACTCCAACATGTAATCTTGGAGATAAAGCGAACAAAAAAATATCCAGAGTATGTTCACTTCTTTGGATTGGCACGAGCGACATTATTCCCTCAACTAAAGGAACTTGAAGAACTAGGAGTCAGAGTTGGATTTGATTCAGCCTCATATCTTCGAAAAGCTTGGTTATCAACTCCAACATCCGAACTTAACTACTTAACCCCTAACGATGGCTACACTGCAATCAGAATCCCGTTTGTAGGCAGAAAAAAATTAATTCCTGAAATAGCAATAATTAAAGAGACCTTAAAAGACGCTGAACAGAAATGCATGCAAGAAATAAGAAGATATGAAAAAGGTCATTCTACTGTTGATAATGTTTTATCGACGATTTCCGAGTTTGCTAAACTAAATGGAAATAAACAGTTTTCTGAGTTATACAAAAGAACTTTAGTTGATCAACCATGGAAAAAATGTAAATGCCCTATTTGTAAACAAATCGGTATTGAAGTCGTTTTGTTCAGAGGAAACAACAGAAATCGTCGTCGTGGTTTTCATAATGTATTTATCTTCTATAATATGCTTAAGAACGAAGGAACATGGCATCTTTTTACCAAAACACCTATGCAAGAAACTAACAAAACAATAGAACTAGATACTATAACGAAAGAGGAAAAAGTTCTTGTCATCACTGGTTGCACAAAGAAGAAAATAACTTCCAATCCTTCGTCTAAGCTACCGGCTCATGAGTTGTATCAAGGGCGTCTTTTTAAAACCGTCAAAAAATACTCGCAGATGATGGGGTTTGATTACCTAATCATCTCTGCAAAATATGGCTTACTTAGACCAACAGAGATTATTGAGGGTTATGAAAAAGTTCTGCGGACTAAAAAAGACATTGAAGAAATTCGACCGCAGGTAGAAGAAAAGTTGGGTCCAATATTGACTAGTTATGATAAAATTGTCGTTATTGCAGGTGAAAATTACAGAAAGGCGCTCAAAACTGTCTGGGATGATCGTTTCTTTTTTGTCAAGGCAAAAGGTTACGGCGATTTATGTTCAATTGTTGAGAAGTCGTTTTGCAAAAACACGAAGTTACATGATTTCTGA
- a CDS encoding phospholipase D-like domain-containing protein: MQREVYNLECKWPNLATISSATYVDMMNKLFSKGIAEELSTKEICIMTPYTDYEIEKYVSMIRTLITNGYTVRIICRLHQNRKRWKIFRDGLLKGLGDKSAAVKVHTYTRFKGFARVSQLKRESNDLRNEFGIHAKLFIIGDPSNGAVLLGSANLLENSFNWNPECGVYTEEPDFIKSAKTFFDFVWELSDKDSLDLSMLDRIPKGPFFPHFYQ, translated from the coding sequence TTGCAGCGAGAGGTTTACAATCTTGAGTGTAAATGGCCCAACCTAGCAACAATATCATCCGCGACCTATGTTGATATGATGAACAAATTATTTTCTAAGGGAATTGCAGAGGAACTCTCGACAAAAGAAATCTGCATCATGACGCCCTATACAGATTATGAAATAGAAAAGTATGTTTCTATGATCAGAACGCTGATAACCAATGGGTATACAGTGCGCATCATATGTCGTTTGCACCAGAATAGGAAGCGATGGAAGATTTTTAGAGATGGTCTTCTTAAGGGGTTAGGTGACAAAAGCGCCGCTGTCAAGGTTCACACGTACACTCGGTTTAAGGGTTTCGCTAGAGTTAGTCAATTAAAGCGTGAGTCGAATGATTTAAGAAATGAATTTGGTATTCACGCAAAGCTTTTCATAATTGGCGATCCTTCTAACGGTGCTGTATTGTTGGGGTCAGCTAATCTTTTGGAGAATAGTTTTAATTGGAATCCGGAATGTGGGGTTTATACTGAGGAACCTGATTTTATTAAATCAGCTAAAACTTTTTTTGATTTTGTTTGGGAACTCTCTGATAAAGATTCTCTAGATCTTTCGATGCTTGATCGCATTCCAAAGGGACCTTTCTTTCCACATTTTTATCAATAA